One Methylosinus sp. LW4 genomic region harbors:
- a CDS encoding ATP phosphoribosyltransferase regulatory subunit, whose protein sequence is MNEAAKTDLSSGDALGAILASFQRAGFARCEPKILQPAGVFLDRSGEDFRGRLYLTSDAAGDDVCLRPEYTIPVCLAYLASATAGAPASFAYGGTVFRFPAEGETGSGELLQAGLESFGRDDREAADAEILAAALEAASAADGGALHVETGDAGLVSTFLDRLDLPPAWRRRLETGHARGESLSQIFAPPANGKEHAGVLAALEKVDAKEARALVEDLLSIAGISPVGGRSAGEIAERFLDQAALAGGAGVSAEKHALVDAFFAIQGQIDEAAAALRALAKDAALDLTAALDSLDTRSGFLAARGVDLDRVRFSASFARRLDYYSGFVFEARREPAGPALIGGGRYDRLLKTLGAKQDIPAVGAAIWVDRLTARKGIAA, encoded by the coding sequence GTGAACGAGGCGGCGAAAACCGATTTATCGAGCGGCGACGCTCTCGGCGCGATATTGGCGTCGTTCCAGCGCGCGGGCTTTGCCCGCTGCGAGCCGAAGATATTGCAGCCGGCCGGCGTCTTCCTCGACCGCTCGGGCGAGGATTTCCGCGGCCGCCTGTACCTCACCAGCGACGCCGCCGGCGACGACGTCTGCCTGCGGCCGGAATATACGATCCCCGTCTGCCTCGCCTATCTCGCCTCGGCGACCGCGGGGGCGCCCGCCTCCTTCGCCTATGGCGGCACTGTGTTCCGCTTCCCCGCCGAGGGCGAGACGGGCAGCGGCGAGCTGTTGCAGGCCGGGCTCGAGAGCTTCGGCCGCGACGATCGCGAGGCCGCCGACGCCGAGATTCTCGCCGCCGCTCTCGAGGCCGCCTCCGCGGCCGATGGCGGGGCTCTGCATGTGGAGACCGGCGACGCCGGCCTCGTCTCCACCTTTCTAGATCGGCTCGACCTGCCGCCCGCCTGGCGCCGGCGTCTCGAGACGGGACACGCCCGCGGCGAGTCGCTGTCGCAGATTTTCGCTCCGCCCGCCAATGGCAAGGAGCACGCCGGCGTGCTCGCGGCGCTCGAGAAGGTGGACGCCAAGGAGGCGCGCGCGCTCGTCGAGGATCTTCTGTCCATCGCCGGCATTTCGCCGGTCGGCGGCCGCAGCGCCGGGGAGATCGCCGAGCGCTTTCTGGATCAGGCCGCCCTCGCCGGCGGCGCCGGCGTGAGCGCCGAGAAGCATGCGCTGGTCGACGCTTTCTTCGCCATTCAGGGCCAGATCGACGAGGCCGCGGCCGCGCTGCGCGCGCTGGCGAAGGACGCCGCGCTCGACCTGACCGCGGCGCTCGACTCGCTCGACACGCGCTCGGGCTTTCTCGCGGCGCGCGGCGTCGATCTCGATCGCGTGCGCTTCTCCGCGAGCTTCGCGCGGAGGCTCGACTATTACTCGGGCTTCGTCTTCGAGGCGCGGCGCGAGCCCGCCGGCCCGGCGCTCATCGGCGGCGGGCGCTATGACCGCCTGCTGAAGACGCTGGGCGCGAAACAGGACATTCCCGCTGTCGGCGCGGCCATATGGGTCGACCGGCTGACGGCGCGCAAAGGAATCGCGGCATGA
- a CDS encoding WecB/TagA/CpsF family glycosyltransferase has translation MAFQRKPAFRDIEEITVGGARVARLDLAATARLMIEAALRPARENGPLYLTSVNGEVLARRRASREFAELVDEADLISADGQPLVFASRLLGARALPERVATTDLYPLVAEMAAREGVTFYLYGGTEEVNRATYEVTKRRFPGLRIVGRSHGYLAGEALERKIDEIDELAPDIVWLALGVPREQEFVRKWSDRLRNVKVIKTSGGLFDFVAGAKKRAPMWMQKAGLEWAFRLRLEPRRLFLRYVTTNPIALLLLLRHTH, from the coding sequence ATGGCGTTCCAGCGTAAACCGGCGTTCCGGGACATCGAGGAGATCACCGTTGGCGGCGCGCGCGTCGCTCGGCTCGATCTTGCGGCGACCGCGCGGCTGATGATCGAGGCGGCGCTCCGCCCCGCGCGGGAGAATGGGCCGCTCTATCTCACCTCCGTCAATGGCGAGGTGCTGGCGCGTCGCCGCGCCAGCCGCGAATTCGCCGAGCTCGTCGACGAGGCCGATCTCATCAGCGCCGACGGCCAGCCGCTCGTCTTCGCCTCGCGTCTGCTGGGCGCGCGGGCGCTGCCGGAGCGCGTCGCCACCACGGATCTCTATCCGCTGGTCGCCGAAATGGCCGCGCGCGAAGGCGTCACCTTCTATCTCTATGGCGGGACGGAGGAGGTCAATCGCGCGACCTATGAGGTCACAAAGCGCCGCTTCCCCGGCCTGCGCATCGTCGGCCGCTCGCATGGCTATCTCGCCGGCGAGGCGCTGGAGCGCAAGATCGACGAGATCGACGAGCTGGCGCCCGATATCGTCTGGCTCGCGCTGGGCGTGCCGCGCGAGCAGGAATTCGTGCGAAAATGGAGCGATCGCCTTCGAAACGTCAAAGTGATCAAGACATCTGGAGGCCTGTTCGATTTTGTGGCCGGCGCCAAGAAGCGCGCGCCTATGTGGATGCAGAAGGCGGGCCTCGAATGGGCCTTCCGCCTTCGTCTCGAGCCGCGCCGGCTGTTCTTGCGTTACGTGACGACCAATCCGATCGCGTTGCTGCTGCTATTGCGCCACACGCATTGA
- a CDS encoding GNAT family N-acetyltransferase — protein MALFGLVPAYRDLPLRGEGVYLRGSEMRDFVAWASLRERSRAFLTPWEPTWPSDDLTRGSFRYRVRRHAEEMARDEAYSFFVFREADDVLVGGLTLGHVRRGVSQAATLGYWMGEPYAGKGYMSRAVRAALDYAFSRQRLHRVEAACLPSNAASIRLLERNGFHQEGFARAYLNINGQWRDHLLFARLDSDPSPARRTL, from the coding sequence ATGGCGCTCTTCGGCCTCGTTCCCGCCTATCGCGATCTGCCGCTGCGCGGGGAGGGCGTCTATCTGCGTGGCTCGGAGATGCGGGATTTCGTCGCCTGGGCGTCGCTCCGGGAGCGCAGCCGCGCCTTTCTGACGCCCTGGGAGCCGACATGGCCGTCGGATGATCTCACGCGTGGGAGCTTTCGCTATCGCGTGCGCCGCCACGCCGAGGAGATGGCGCGCGACGAAGCCTATTCCTTCTTCGTTTTCCGCGAGGCGGACGACGTGCTCGTCGGCGGCTTGACGCTCGGCCATGTGCGTCGCGGCGTGTCCCAGGCGGCGACGCTCGGCTATTGGATGGGCGAGCCCTATGCCGGCAAGGGCTATATGTCCCGCGCGGTGCGCGCCGCGCTGGATTACGCCTTCAGCCGCCAGCGCCTGCATCGCGTCGAGGCCGCCTGCCTGCCCTCCAACGCCGCCTCCATCCGGCTGCTGGAACGCAATGGCTTCCATCAGGAGGGCTTCGCGCGGGCCTACCTCAACATCAACGGCCAATGGCGCGACCATCTCCTCTTCGCGCGGCTCGATAGCGACCCTTCGCCGGCGCGCCGAACGCTGTGA
- a CDS encoding heme o synthase — protein sequence MSDASFILDEASAPRAPVAAPGDYFALLKPRVMSLVVFTALAGILLAPAAPHPFIAFASLLAIAVGAGASGALNMWYDADIDRLMTRTRRRPIPAGRLGREEALAFGLFLSIMAVFTLGLVANWLAAGLLAFTIFFYVVVYTMWLKRSTPMNIVIGGAAGALPPVVGFAAATGAVDLSSVILFGIIFMWTPPHFWALALVKREEYGAAGIPMLPNVHGETRTRLEILVYSVFLAPIGVAPYLLGFASPVYGVVSLLLGVALVACAVEVYLRRDGDKARRAAMRLFFFSIVYLTLLFMVLVIERLVALSSWLA from the coding sequence ATGAGCGACGCCTCCTTCATCCTCGACGAAGCTTCGGCCCCGCGCGCGCCTGTCGCCGCCCCCGGCGATTATTTCGCTCTGCTGAAGCCGCGCGTGATGTCGCTCGTCGTGTTCACGGCGCTCGCCGGCATTCTGCTGGCGCCGGCCGCGCCGCATCCTTTCATCGCCTTCGCCTCGCTGCTGGCCATCGCCGTCGGCGCGGGCGCGTCGGGCGCGCTCAACATGTGGTACGACGCCGATATCGACCGGCTGATGACGCGCACGCGCCGCCGTCCCATTCCCGCCGGCCGCCTCGGCCGCGAGGAGGCGCTCGCCTTCGGCCTCTTCCTCTCCATAATGGCGGTGTTCACGCTCGGCCTGGTCGCCAATTGGCTGGCCGCCGGCCTGCTCGCCTTCACAATCTTCTTCTATGTCGTCGTCTATACGATGTGGCTGAAGCGCTCGACGCCGATGAACATCGTCATCGGCGGCGCGGCTGGCGCGCTGCCGCCCGTCGTCGGCTTCGCCGCCGCGACCGGCGCCGTCGATCTCTCCAGCGTCATTCTCTTCGGCATCATCTTCATGTGGACGCCGCCGCATTTCTGGGCGCTGGCCCTGGTCAAGCGCGAGGAATATGGCGCCGCCGGCATCCCCATGCTGCCCAATGTGCATGGCGAGACGCGCACCCGCCTCGAGATCCTCGTCTATTCCGTCTTCCTCGCGCCCATCGGCGTCGCGCCCTATCTGCTGGGCTTCGCCTCGCCGGTCTATGGCGTCGTCTCGCTGCTGCTGGGCGTGGCGCTCGTCGCCTGCGCGGTGGAGGTCTATCTGCGCCGCGACGGCGACAAGGCGCGCCGCGCGGCTATGCGCCTCTTCTTCTTCTCCATCGTCTATTTGACGCTGTTGTTCATGGTTCTGGTGATCGAGAGGCTCGTCGCCCTCTCGTCCTGGCTGGCCTGA
- the pnp gene encoding polyribonucleotide nucleotidyltransferase yields the protein MFQIHREELDWAGRKLILETGKIARQADGAVFASWGETTVLATVVSAKAPKPGQDFFPLTVNYQEKAFAAGRIPGGYFKREGRPSERETLVSRLIDRPIRPLFPDGYRNDTQVIVTVLSHDLENDPDVLAMVAASAALTLSGIPFMGPIGGARVGYINGQLKLNPTIEEMKLSALDLVVAGTSDAVLMVESEAQELSEDLMLEAVMTGHRGFQPVIDAIIRLAERAAKDPRDLNVADKSEVNAAVAAIAETELRAAYKITVKQDRYAAVDAVKAKVFAGLLPEGGEAKFSKEHVAEAFHDLQAKVVRWNILDDGIRIDGRDVKTVRPIVAEVGVLPRAHGSALFTRGETQALVVATLGTGEDEQFVDSLEGTYKERFLLHYNFPPYSVGETGRMGSPGRREIGHGKLAWRAIRPMLPAAAEFPYTLRVVSEITESNGSSSMATVCGSSLALMDAGVPLKKPTAGIAMGLILEGARFAVLSDILGDEDHLGDMDFKVAGTSDGVTSLQMDIKIAGITEEIMRVALGQAREGRLHILGEMAKALTTSRAELGEFAPRIETLKIATDKIREVIGTGGKVIREIVEKTGAKINIEDDGTVKVASSDGNSIKAAINWIKSIASDPEVGQIYEGTVVKTADFGAFVNFFGAKDGLVHISQLSKQRVNKTTDVVKEGDKVKVKLLGFDDRGKVRLSMRVVDQQTGEDLEAKEKAEAAANAGE from the coding sequence ATGTTCCAAATCCATCGCGAAGAGCTCGACTGGGCGGGCCGCAAGCTGATCCTCGAGACCGGCAAGATCGCCCGCCAGGCGGACGGCGCCGTTTTCGCCAGCTGGGGCGAGACCACCGTGCTCGCGACCGTCGTCTCCGCCAAGGCACCCAAGCCCGGCCAGGACTTCTTCCCGCTGACCGTCAACTACCAGGAGAAGGCCTTCGCCGCCGGCCGCATTCCGGGCGGCTATTTCAAGCGCGAAGGCCGCCCCAGCGAGCGCGAGACGCTGGTCTCCCGCCTCATCGACCGGCCGATCCGCCCGCTCTTCCCCGACGGCTATCGCAATGACACGCAGGTCATCGTGACCGTGCTGAGCCATGACCTCGAGAATGACCCGGATGTTCTCGCCATGGTCGCCGCCTCGGCGGCGCTGACGCTCTCCGGCATTCCCTTCATGGGGCCGATCGGCGGCGCCCGCGTCGGCTATATCAACGGCCAGCTCAAGCTCAATCCGACGATCGAGGAGATGAAGCTCTCGGCGCTCGATCTCGTCGTCGCCGGCACGTCGGACGCCGTGCTGATGGTGGAATCGGAGGCGCAGGAGCTCTCCGAGGATTTGATGCTCGAGGCGGTGATGACCGGCCATCGCGGCTTCCAGCCCGTCATCGACGCCATCATCCGTCTCGCCGAGCGCGCCGCAAAGGACCCGCGCGACCTCAATGTCGCCGATAAGTCCGAGGTCAACGCCGCCGTCGCGGCAATCGCCGAGACCGAGCTGCGCGCCGCTTATAAGATCACTGTGAAGCAGGACCGCTACGCCGCCGTGGACGCGGTGAAGGCCAAGGTCTTCGCCGGCCTGCTGCCGGAAGGCGGCGAGGCGAAATTCTCCAAGGAGCATGTCGCCGAGGCCTTCCACGATCTGCAGGCCAAGGTCGTGCGCTGGAACATTCTCGACGACGGCATTCGCATCGACGGCCGCGACGTGAAGACCGTGCGCCCGATCGTCGCCGAAGTGGGCGTGCTGCCGCGCGCGCATGGCTCCGCTCTGTTCACCCGCGGCGAGACGCAGGCGCTGGTCGTCGCGACGCTCGGCACGGGCGAGGATGAGCAATTCGTCGACTCGCTCGAGGGGACCTATAAGGAGCGCTTCCTGCTCCACTACAACTTCCCTCCCTACTCCGTCGGCGAGACGGGCCGCATGGGCTCGCCCGGCCGCCGCGAGATCGGCCATGGCAAGCTCGCCTGGCGCGCCATTCGCCCGATGCTGCCGGCCGCCGCCGAATTCCCCTACACGCTGCGCGTCGTCTCGGAGATCACCGAGTCCAACGGCTCCTCCTCCATGGCCACGGTCTGCGGCTCCTCGCTGGCGCTGATGGACGCGGGCGTGCCGCTGAAGAAGCCGACCGCCGGCATCGCCATGGGCCTCATCCTCGAGGGCGCGCGCTTCGCCGTTCTCTCCGACATTCTCGGCGACGAGGATCATCTCGGCGACATGGACTTCAAGGTGGCGGGCACGTCGGACGGCGTCACCTCGCTGCAGATGGACATCAAGATCGCCGGCATCACGGAAGAGATCATGCGCGTGGCGCTGGGCCAGGCGCGTGAGGGCCGTCTGCATATTCTCGGCGAGATGGCCAAGGCGCTCACCACCTCGCGAGCCGAGCTCGGCGAGTTCGCGCCGCGCATCGAGACGCTGAAGATCGCCACCGACAAGATCCGCGAAGTGATCGGCACCGGCGGCAAGGTCATTCGCGAGATCGTCGAGAAGACCGGCGCCAAGATCAATATCGAGGACGACGGCACGGTGAAGGTCGCCTCCTCCGACGGCAACTCGATCAAGGCGGCGATCAATTGGATCAAGTCGATCGCCTCGGACCCCGAGGTCGGCCAAATCTATGAGGGAACCGTGGTGAAGACCGCCGACTTCGGCGCCTTCGTCAATTTCTTCGGCGCCAAGGACGGCCTCGTTCACATCTCGCAGCTCTCCAAGCAGCGCGTGAACAAGACGACCGACGTGGTGAAGGAAGGCGACAAGGTGAAGGTGAAGCTGCTCGGCTTCGACGATCGCGGCAAGGTGCGCCTCTCCATGCGCGTCGTCGATCAGCAGACCGGCGAGGACCTCGAGGCCAAGGAAAAGGCCGAAGCCGCCGCCAACGCCGGCGAGTGA
- a CDS encoding cytochrome c oxidase assembly protein, producing the protein MGADRKEKGHAGRGAALLIGGSVAMLILSFASVPLYRAFCSATGFGGTTQVAKLAPAKPGERSIGVRFDANVARDLPWRFEPETPRIVVRTGETATVYYKVVNLSDQETSGVAAYNVSPDQAGAYFDKLACFCFSEQKLAPHESAEWPVVFFLDPALEADETMARVEEITLSYSFFASKKPKDAKPKEAASGVKPKT; encoded by the coding sequence ATGGGCGCGGATCGCAAAGAGAAAGGCCACGCCGGTAGGGGCGCCGCGCTGCTGATCGGCGGCTCGGTGGCGATGCTGATTCTGTCCTTCGCCTCGGTCCCGCTCTATCGCGCCTTCTGCTCCGCCACCGGCTTCGGCGGCACGACGCAGGTCGCCAAGCTCGCGCCGGCCAAGCCCGGCGAGCGCAGCATCGGCGTGCGCTTCGACGCCAATGTGGCGCGCGATCTGCCCTGGCGCTTCGAGCCGGAGACGCCCCGCATCGTGGTGCGCACCGGCGAGACCGCGACCGTCTATTACAAGGTCGTCAATCTCTCCGATCAGGAGACGAGCGGCGTCGCGGCCTACAATGTCAGCCCGGATCAGGCCGGCGCCTATTTCGACAAGCTCGCCTGCTTCTGCTTCTCCGAGCAGAAGCTCGCGCCGCATGAGAGCGCCGAATGGCCGGTGGTGTTCTTCCTCGATCCGGCGCTCGAGGCCGATGAGACGATGGCCCGCGTCGAGGAGATCACGCTCTCCTATTCCTTCTTCGCCTCCAAAAAGCCCAAGGACGCAAAGCCCAAGGAGGCGGCGAGCGGCGTAAAGCCGAAGACGTGA
- a CDS encoding cytochrome c oxidase subunit 3: protein MSDGHAKPNHDYHLVDPSPWPLVGSLAALFTAIGAIYWMKGLPLLGVKIGGPLLFSAGFAGILFTMWSWWSDIIREAEHEGHHTAVVQLHHRYGVILFILSEVMFFVAWFWAFFNSAIFPADPQQFARTELFQGVWPPHGIEVLNPWHLPLLNTVILLTSGATLTYAHHGLLHNNRDALKRGLIATIALGLIFTCVQAYEYAHAPFAFKGSIYGASFFMATGFHGFHVIVGSIFLIVCLARALAGQFKPEQHLGFEFAAWYWHFVDVVWLFLFASIYVWGNWGGHME from the coding sequence ATGTCGGACGGACACGCGAAACCAAATCACGATTACCATCTCGTCGATCCGAGCCCGTGGCCGCTCGTCGGCTCGCTCGCCGCGCTGTTCACCGCGATCGGCGCCATTTATTGGATGAAGGGCCTGCCGCTGCTGGGCGTGAAGATCGGCGGCCCGCTGCTGTTCAGCGCCGGCTTCGCCGGCATTCTCTTCACCATGTGGTCCTGGTGGAGCGACATCATCCGCGAGGCCGAGCATGAGGGCCATCACACCGCGGTCGTGCAGTTGCATCACCGCTATGGCGTGATTCTCTTCATCCTCTCCGAGGTGATGTTCTTCGTCGCCTGGTTCTGGGCCTTCTTCAATTCGGCGATCTTCCCGGCCGATCCGCAGCAGTTCGCCCGCACCGAGCTGTTCCAGGGCGTGTGGCCGCCGCATGGGATCGAGGTGCTCAATCCCTGGCATCTGCCGCTGCTGAACACGGTGATCCTGCTCACCTCCGGCGCGACGCTCACCTATGCGCATCACGGCCTGCTGCACAATAATCGCGACGCGCTGAAGAGGGGCCTCATCGCCACCATCGCGCTCGGCCTGATCTTCACCTGCGTCCAGGCCTATGAATACGCGCATGCGCCCTTCGCCTTCAAAGGCTCGATCTATGGCGCGAGCTTCTTCATGGCGACCGGCTTCCACGGCTTCCATGTGATTGTCGGCTCCATCTTCCTGATCGTTTGCCTCGCGCGCGCGCTCGCCGGCCAGTTCAAGCCGGAGCAGCATCTCGGCTTCGAGTTCGCCGCGTGGTATTGGCATTTCGTCGACGTCGTCTGGCTGTTCCTGTTCGCCTCCATCTACGTTTGGGGCAATTGGGGCGGCCATATGGAGTGA
- a CDS encoding DUF983 domain-containing protein → MAADEHSTVNPYVAGLLGRCPRCGKGHLFRGFLTLAPSCEVCGLDLAFADSGDGPAVFVMTIAGFIVVGAALYVEVAYSPPYWVHGLIFLPLTVIVCAGLLRPAKSLLIALQYFNKAEEGHRADEG, encoded by the coding sequence ATGGCCGCGGACGAACACTCCACCGTCAATCCTTATGTCGCCGGCCTGCTCGGCCGCTGCCCGCGTTGCGGCAAAGGACATTTGTTCCGCGGCTTCCTCACGCTCGCGCCGAGCTGCGAGGTCTGTGGGCTCGATCTCGCTTTCGCCGATTCGGGCGACGGGCCGGCCGTCTTCGTGATGACTATCGCCGGCTTTATCGTCGTCGGCGCCGCGCTCTATGTCGAGGTCGCCTATTCGCCGCCCTATTGGGTGCATGGGCTCATCTTTCTGCCGCTCACCGTCATCGTCTGCGCCGGCCTGCTGCGGCCGGCCAAGAGCTTGCTGATCGCGCTGCAATATTTCAACAAGGCGGAGGAGGGGCATCGCGCCGATGAAGGCTGA
- a CDS encoding SURF1 family protein, with amino-acid sequence MKAEARALIGPAIFSLAMAALLAGLGVWQLRRLAWKEALIERVETRAAATPVAPPPRAQWEALAPQDYDFTHVRASGHFDLSREALIFSPPPSGAGVEPGYRVIAPLLLDGGGAILVDRGFLPLSQRGDETRKREPAGLVAIAGLLRGPQARNLFTPADAPQEGLFYTADARALAAYLKIADAAPFLLELDPATPTPGLPRVYDHNIELSNNHLSYAITWFSLSAAVAGGFAFYAFGRLRRR; translated from the coding sequence ATGAAGGCTGAAGCGCGCGCTCTTATCGGGCCGGCGATCTTTTCGCTCGCCATGGCGGCGCTGCTGGCCGGGCTCGGCGTCTGGCAGCTGCGGCGCCTCGCCTGGAAAGAGGCGCTGATCGAGCGCGTCGAGACGCGCGCGGCCGCCACGCCTGTCGCGCCGCCGCCGCGCGCGCAATGGGAGGCGCTCGCGCCGCAGGACTATGATTTCACCCATGTCCGGGCCTCCGGCCATTTCGATCTTTCGCGCGAGGCGCTGATCTTCTCGCCGCCGCCCTCCGGCGCGGGGGTGGAGCCGGGCTATCGGGTGATCGCGCCTCTGCTGCTCGACGGCGGCGGCGCGATCCTAGTCGATCGCGGCTTTCTGCCGCTGTCGCAGCGCGGCGACGAGACCCGCAAGCGCGAGCCTGCCGGTCTGGTCGCGATCGCAGGCCTGCTGCGCGGGCCGCAGGCGCGCAATCTCTTCACGCCGGCCGATGCGCCGCAGGAGGGCCTGTTCTACACCGCCGACGCGCGGGCTCTGGCCGCCTATCTCAAAATCGCCGACGCCGCGCCCTTTCTGCTCGAGCTCGATCCGGCGACGCCGACGCCCGGCCTGCCGCGCGTCTACGACCACAATATCGAGCTTTCCAATAATCACCTTTCCTACGCCATCACCTGGTTCTCGCTTTCGGCTGCGGTCGCCGGAGGCTTCGCCTTCTACGCATTCGGCCGGCTGAGACGGCGCTGA
- the hisG gene encoding ATP phosphoribosyltransferase: protein MTATTPDRLIVAVPSKGRLQENANAFFARAGIEVTQGRGARDYRGQLAGVEDAEAAFLSASEITSRLASGDVHLGVTGEDLVRETIADAASKVEILAPLGFGKANVVVAVPQAWIDVRTMADLADVSAGFRARHGRGLRVATKYIHTTRRFFAKHAIGDYRIVESSGATEGAPAAGSADLIVDITTTGATLVANALKTLDDGVILRSQANLVASLTAPWTPRAREAARIILSRIAAEEQARTTREIRARVTLDETLLAEAAEKFSVELRERGDGGFFAFSASADGAPQFADWLIAKGARTVTSARLDYVFSAENALWSRLQGRI from the coding sequence ATGACCGCAACGACGCCCGACAGACTCATCGTCGCCGTTCCCTCCAAGGGCCGGCTGCAGGAGAACGCCAACGCCTTTTTCGCCCGCGCGGGCATAGAGGTGACGCAGGGGCGCGGGGCGCGCGACTATCGCGGCCAGCTCGCCGGCGTGGAGGATGCGGAGGCCGCCTTTCTCTCCGCCTCCGAGATCACCTCGCGGCTGGCCAGCGGCGACGTCCATCTCGGCGTGACGGGCGAAGACCTCGTGCGCGAGACGATTGCCGACGCGGCGAGCAAGGTGGAGATTCTGGCGCCGCTCGGCTTCGGCAAGGCCAATGTGGTGGTCGCCGTTCCGCAGGCCTGGATCGACGTGCGGACCATGGCCGATCTCGCCGATGTCTCGGCCGGCTTTCGCGCCCGCCATGGCCGCGGGCTGCGCGTCGCCACCAAATATATCCACACGACGCGGCGCTTCTTCGCCAAGCACGCCATCGGCGATTATCGCATCGTCGAGAGCTCCGGCGCCACGGAAGGCGCGCCGGCGGCGGGCTCCGCCGATCTCATCGTGGACATCACCACCACCGGCGCGACGCTCGTCGCCAATGCGCTGAAGACTTTGGACGATGGCGTGATCCTGCGCTCGCAGGCCAATCTCGTCGCCTCGCTGACCGCGCCCTGGACGCCGCGGGCGCGGGAGGCGGCGCGCATCATCCTCTCGCGCATAGCGGCCGAGGAGCAGGCCCGCACGACGCGCGAGATTCGCGCCCGCGTGACGCTGGACGAGACGCTGCTCGCCGAGGCGGCGGAGAAATTTTCCGTTGAGCTGCGCGAGCGTGGCGACGGCGGCTTTTTCGCCTTCTCCGCCTCGGCGGATGGCGCGCCGCAATTCGCCGACTGGCTGATCGCCAAAGGCGCGCGCACGGTGACGAGCGCCCGGTTGGACTATGTGTTCAGCGCGGAAAATGCGCTGTGGAGCCGGCTGCAAGGGCGGATTTGA
- the thrC gene encoding threonine synthase: MRYISTRGEAPELAFEDVLLAGLASDGGLYAPVSYPGLARGDIASLAGLPYAEASARIIAPFLGEAFDGAELRALTQGAYSSFRHSAIAPLTQIADNLFVLELFHGPTLAFKDVAMQLLGRMMDAVLARRGLRATIVGATSGDTGAAAIEAFAGLDRVDVFILYPHERVSNVQRRQMTTVEAANIHTIALRGSFDDAQSILKSLFRDARFRESVGLAGVNSINWARVVAQTAYYFTSAVALGAPHREVSFAVPTGNFGDVLAGYVAGRMGLPIGKLVIGTNSNDILARTLASGRYELRGVTPTQSPSMDIQISSNFERLLFDVYDRDAAQIRGLMGALDQSKGFTVAPAPLEAIRAEFEASAAYEADTTEEIARTYRETGYILDPHAATGVHAARKRLAIDPATPIVSLATAHPAKFPDAVERAIGKRPPLPEHLAHILDARERFTVLDNDSGKVAAFISERARAARATV, from the coding sequence GTGCGCTACATTTCCACACGCGGCGAAGCTCCAGAGCTCGCCTTCGAAGACGTTCTCCTCGCCGGCCTCGCCTCCGACGGCGGGCTCTATGCGCCCGTGTCCTATCCGGGACTCGCGCGCGGCGATATCGCTTCTCTCGCCGGCCTCCCCTACGCCGAGGCCAGCGCGCGCATCATCGCGCCTTTCCTCGGCGAGGCCTTCGACGGCGCCGAGCTGCGCGCGCTGACGCAGGGCGCCTATTCGAGCTTCCGTCACAGCGCTATCGCGCCGCTGACGCAGATCGCCGACAATCTCTTCGTCCTCGAGCTGTTCCATGGCCCGACGCTGGCGTTCAAGGACGTCGCCATGCAATTGCTCGGGCGCATGATGGACGCCGTCCTCGCCCGTCGTGGCTTGCGCGCGACCATTGTCGGCGCGACCTCGGGCGACACGGGCGCGGCGGCGATCGAGGCCTTCGCCGGGCTCGATCGGGTCGATGTCTTCATCCTCTATCCGCATGAGCGCGTCTCGAACGTGCAGCGCCGGCAGATGACGACGGTCGAGGCCGCCAACATCCACACCATTGCGCTGCGCGGCTCCTTCGACGATGCGCAATCGATTCTGAAATCGCTGTTCCGCGACGCGCGTTTCCGCGAGAGCGTCGGCCTCGCCGGCGTCAATTCCATCAATTGGGCGCGCGTCGTCGCGCAGACGGCCTATTATTTCACGAGCGCCGTCGCGCTCGGCGCGCCGCATCGCGAGGTGAGCTTCGCGGTGCCCACCGGCAATTTCGGCGATGTGCTGGCGGGCTATGTGGCCGGGCGCATGGGCCTGCCGATCGGCAAGCTCGTCATCGGCACGAATTCGAACGACATTCTCGCGCGCACGCTGGCGAGCGGGCGCTATGAGCTGCGCGGCGTGACGCCGACGCAATCGCCGTCGATGGATATTCAGATCTCGTCCAATTTCGAGCGTCTGCTGTTCGACGTCTACGATCGCGACGCCGCGCAGATTCGCGGGCTGATGGGCGCGCTGGATCAATCCAAGGGCTTTACCGTCGCCCCCGCGCCGCTCGAGGCGATCCGCGCGGAATTCGAGGCGAGCGCGGCCTATGAGGCCGACACGACGGAAGAGATCGCCCGCACCTATCGCGAGACCGGCTATATTCTCGATCCGCACGCCGCCACCGGCGTTCATGCGGCGAGAAAACGCCTCGCGATCGATCCTGCGACGCCGATCGTCTCGCTCGCCACCGCGCATCCGGCGAAATTCCCCGACGCTGTGGAGCGCGCCATCGGCAAGCGCCCGCCGCTGCCCGAGCATCTCGCGCATATTCTGGACGCGCGCGAGCGCTTCACCGTGCTCGACAATGATTCGGGCAAGGTCGCGGCCTTTATTTCCGAGCGCGCCCGCGCAGCGCGCGCCACGGTCTGA